The Arachis hypogaea cultivar Tifrunner chromosome 19, arahy.Tifrunner.gnm2.J5K5, whole genome shotgun sequence genome has a window encoding:
- the LOC112775788 gene encoding notchless protein homolog gives METETGEKRDTTTINNVMCLLMHPDGAPLGAPMYLPQNAGPQQLQLIVNKILDNEEKLPYAFYISDEELLVPLETYLHKNKVSVEKALPIVCQPQAIFRIRPVNRCSATISGHAEAVLTVAFSPDGRHLASGSGDTTVRLWDLNTQTPLYTCTGHKNWVLCIAWSPDGKYLVSGSKSGELQCWDPETGKLSGNPLSGHKKWITGISWEPVHLSAPCRRFVSASKDGDARIWDVTLRKCVICLTGHTLAITCVKWGGDGMIYTGSQDCTIKVWETTQGKLIRELKGHGHWVNSLALSTEYVLRTGAFDHTGKQYSSPEEMKKVALERYNKMRGNAPERLVSGSDDFTMFLWEPFVSKHPKTRMTGHQQLVNHVYFSPDGQWVASASFDKSVKLWNGTTGKFIAAFRGHVGPVYQISWSADSRLLLSGSKDSTLKVWDIRTRKLKQDLPGHSDEVFSVDWSPDGEKVASGGKDKVLKLWMG, from the exons ATGGAGACAGAGACAGGAGAGAAGAGGGACACCACAACAATCAACAACGTCATGTGCCTCTTGATGCACCCAGATGGAGCTCCCCTTGGTGCTCCCATGTACCTTCCTCAGAATGCTGGTCCACAACAACTTCAACTCATTGTCAATAAGATTCTGGACAAC GAGGAGAAATTACCATATGCTTTCTATATTTCTGATGAAGAGCTCCTTGTGCCACTTGAAACCTACTTGCACAAAAACAAAG tcTCGGTGGAGAAGGCATTGCCTATAGTTTGTCAGCCTCAAGCTATTTTCAGGATTCGCCCTGTTAATCGTTGTTCCGCTACTATTTCTG GTCATGCAGAAGCTGTACTTACAGTTGCTTTCAGTCCTGATGGGAGGCACCTAGCAAGTGGTTCTGGCGACACAACTGTTCGTCTTTGGGACCTTAACACGCAGACACCATTGTACACATGCACAG GGCACAAGAATTGGGTCCTTTGTATTGCGTGGTCACCAGATGGCAAGTATCTTGTGAGTGGGAGCAAGTCTGGAGAACTTCAATGTTGGGATCCAGAAACTGGGAAATTGTCTGGCAATCCATTATCT GGCCACAAGAAATGGATTACTGGGATCTCTTGGGAACCCGTCCATCTTAGTGCTCCTTGCCGTCGTTTTGTAAGTGCCAGCAAAGATGGGGATGCTCGTATATGGGATGTCACATTGAGGAAATGTGTTATATGTCTCACTGGCCACACACTCGCCATAACATGTGTAAAATGGGGTGGAGATGGCATGATTTATACAgg ttCCCAAGACTGTACAATCAAAGTTTGGGAAACTACACAAGGGAAGCTAATTCGTGAATTGAAG GGACATGGGCATTGGGTTAATTCGTTAGCATTGAGCACCGAGTATGTTCTTCGTACTGGAGCTTTTGATCATACTGGGAAACAATACTCATCTCCAGAGGAAATGAAGAAG GTTGCTCTTGAAAGGTATAATAAGATGAGAGGCAATGCCCCTGAAAGGTTAGTTTCTGGATCTGACGATTTTACCATGTTCCTTTGGGAACCATTTGTCAGCAAGCACCCAAAAACTCGTATGACAGGTCATCAGCAG CTTGTGAACCATGTGTATTTTTCACCTGATGGGCAATGGGTGGCAAGTGCATCTTTTGATAAATCCGTGAAGTTATGGAATGGCACAACAGGAAAATTTATAGCAGCTTTCCGTGGTCATGTTGGGCCTGTTTACCAGATCAG CTGGTCTGCGGATAGCAGACTACTTTTAAGTGGCAGCAAAGATTCTACGTTGAAG GTTTGGGATATTCGAACTCGGAAGTTGAAGCAGGATCTTCCTGGCCATTCTGATGAA GTTTTTTCTGTTGACTGGAGTCCAGATGGAGAGAAAGTAGCCTCTGGTGGCAAGGATAAAGTGTTGAAGTTGTGGATGGGCTAA
- the LOC112775240 gene encoding uncharacterized protein produces MSGTPKRSHEDTLHPSSKHPHDDSSTYSKLVSTSNEYHVPYDIGQDSRAAKAPRTEFRDADRKSPLPSVYRITSLSNDSHPDHPLGIENKIESRDSKDNRDFRFENRDSKIEKKDLQVEARRDAQSAKSEKDLRVEGRGDDNKDVKYDRESHNESKGDKTEKDGYGVVSSHLNWKESKDYHRGKRYSDSPSRSLETWQMPRSNSQGPLEARKESSTTKERDYVEAHEAVGENKVDSKGDDRSKEKDRKGKDVKHREWGEKEKERNDRRSSADVSNTSGDGKESAKEDKDVERSEKEKKDHPKERENSKDREKDQIKKDSLNGMDKEVPNNGKELGDGSVKLPEQETVLPDQKKQKDADSWKNVDREAKEKKKERDADSEGDKPDRPDKRNRGFDKESDDGCADVEGAIEKEKEKEPYNFTAQQRRRIQRSRGSPQVPNREPRFRSRSADNDGSQGKVEVSSVVYKVGDSMQELIKLWEEYKSSVSQLEKNGESSSNGPTLEICIPSDYVTATNRQVRGGQLWGTDVYTYDSDLVAVLMHTGYCRPTASPPHAAIQELRATIRVLPPQDCYTSTLRNNVRSRAWGAAIGCSYRVERCCIVKKGGGTIDLEPCLTYTSTIEPTLAPVAVERTITTRAAASNALRQQRFVREVTIQYNLCNEPWTKYSISIVADKGLKKPLYTSARLKKGEVLYLETHFYRYELCFSGEKMVKATPTTPLRDAGTEKSQNHHHHHSANGEKHDGDHVMIEAFRWSRCKKPLPQKVMRTIGIPLPPEHVEVLEDNLDWEDVQWSQTGVWIAGKEYTLARAHFLSMN; encoded by the exons ATGAGTGGCACACCTAAGAGATCTCATGAAGATACTCTTCATCCATCGTCAAAGCATCCCCACGATGATTCAAGTACATATTCCAAGTTGGTTTCAACTTCAAATGAATACCATGTGCCTTATGATATAGGTCAGGATTCCCGTGCTGCAAAAGCACCCCGGACAGAATTCCGTGATGCTGATAGAAAATCTCCTCTTCCTTCAGTGTATCGGATTACATCACTATCAAATGATTCTCATCCGGATCATCCACTTGGTATTGAGAACAAGATAGAGTCAAGGGATTCTAAGGACAACAGAGATTTCCGATTTGAAAATCGTGATTCAAAGATAGAGAAGAAGGATTTACAAGTTGAAGCTAGAAGGGATGCTCAGAGTGCTAAGAGTGAAAAGGATTTGCGTGTTGAGGGTAGAGGAGATGACAATAAGGATGTCAAATATGACCGGGAGAGTCATAATGAATCAAAAGGTGACAAGACAGAAAAGGATGGCTATGGTGTGGTTAGCAGCCATTTGAATTGGAAGGAATCAAAAGATTACCATAGGGGAAAACGATATTCAGATTCACCTAGTCGTAGTTTGGAGACTTGGCAAATGCCACGTAGCAATTCACAAGGACCACTTGAGGCTCGAAAGGAGAGTTCAACAACAAAAGAAAGGGACTACGTGGAAGCTCACGAGGCTGTTGGGGAGAACAAAGTAGACTCTAAAGGTGATGATAGATCtaaagaaaaagataggaaaggcAAGGATGTGAAGCATCGGGAATGGggagagaaggaaaaagaaagaaacgatCGTAGAAGCAGTGCAGACGTTAGCAATACAAGTGGTGATGGTAAAGAATCCGCCAAGGAAGACAAAGATGTAGAAAGgtcagagaaagagaaaaaagatcatccaaaagagagagaaaattcaaAAGACAGGGAAAAGGATCAGATCAAGAAAGACTCATTGAATGGAATGGATAAAGAGGTTCCAAATAATGGGAAGGAACTTGGGGATGGATCGGTTAAATTGCCAGAACAAGAAACTGTGTTACCAGACCAGAAGAAACAAAAAGATGCTGATAGCTGGAAAAATGTTGATCGTGaagcaaaagagaaaaaaaaagagagagatgcTGATTCAGAAGGTGATAAGCCTGATAGACCTGATAAGCGAAATAGAGGCTTTGACAAGGAATCAGATGATGGCTGTGCTGATGTGGAAGGGGCTatagagaaggagaaggagaaggaaccCTATAATTTTACTGCCCAGCAACGCAGAAGGATACAACGATCTAGGGGGAGTCCTCAGGTGCCTAACCGAGAGCCTCGTTTCAGATCCCGTTCCGCAGACAATGATGG GTCTCAAG GTAAAGTAGAGGTTTCATCTGTTGTTTATAAGGTTGGTGATAGTATGCAAGAGCTGATAAAACTGTGGGAGGAATATAAATCATCCGTGTCTCAACTGGAGAAAAATGGTGAAAGTTCTAGTAATGGGCCTACTTTGGAAATTTGTATACCTTCTGATTATGTTACTGCTACAAATCGTCAA GTCAGAGGTGGCCAGCTTTGGGGGACCGATGTATACACATATGACTCGGATCTTGTTGCTG TTCTCATGCACACAGGTTACTGTCGCCCAACAGCTTCTCCGCCTCATGCAGCCATACAAGAGTTGCGTGCAACCATCCGAGTGCTTCCTCCACAAGATT GCTATACCTCCACATTGAGAAACAATGTAAGATCCCGAGCTTGGGGTGCAGCAATTGGTTGTAGTTATCGAGTTGAACGGTGTTGCATTGTGAAG AAAGGGGGTGGAACTATAGATCTTGAACCTTGCCTTACCTATACTTCAACCATTGAGCCCACCCTTGCTCCGGTGGCTGTTGAACGGACAATAACTACCAGGGCAGCAGCTTCG AATGCCTTGCGGCAGCAAAGATTTGTTCGAGAAGTCACAATACAGTACAACCTCTGCAATGAGCCCTG GACCAAATATAGCATAAGCATTGTTGCTGACAAGGGTCTTAAAAAGCCACTCTACACGTCTGCTCGTTTGAAGAAGGGGGAAGTCTTGTATTTGGAGACACATTTTTATAG ATATGAGCTTTGTTTCTCTGGAGAGAAAATGGTCAAGGCTACACCAACAACTCCATTGCGCGACGCAGGAACAGAGAAGTCTCagaatcaccaccaccaccactctgCGAATGGTGAAAAACATGATGGTGATCATGTCATGATTGAGGCATTCCGTTGGTCTCGTTGTAAGAAGCCTTTGCCTCAGAAGGTGATGCGCACCATTGGCATCCCTCTGCCCCCTGAACATGTTGAG GTACTGGAGGATAATTTGGACTGGGAAGATGTGCAATGGTCACAAACTGGTGTATGGATTGCAGGAAAGGAATATACACTTGCAAGGGCGCATTTCTTGTCAATGAATTAG